One part of the Lapillicoccus jejuensis genome encodes these proteins:
- a CDS encoding site-specific tyrosine recombinase XerD, giving the protein MPPDPVPEVPARVAREVRGWLDHLEVERGASANTLASYRRDLRRYGEFLARRGRAAAAEASERDVTDFLAELREGTAGHRPLAASSAARTLVAVRGLHRFLALEGATATDPAADVSPPTPPARLPKAIPVDDVERLLTAASLGDTPAALRDRALLELLYGVGARIGEAVALDVDDVQGLEPEAGREGTGTVRLLGKGGKERLVPVGRYAREALAAYLVRGRPALAAAGRGTPALFLGLRGGRLSRQGAWAVLQQVADRAGLSAHVSPHTLRHSFATHLLDGGADVRVVQELLGHASVTTTQVYTLVSVQRLLEVYAGAHPRAR; this is encoded by the coding sequence GTGCCGCCCGACCCCGTGCCCGAGGTCCCCGCGCGGGTGGCCCGCGAGGTGCGCGGCTGGCTGGACCACCTCGAGGTGGAGCGGGGGGCGTCGGCCAACACCCTCGCGTCGTACCGCCGCGACCTGCGACGGTACGGCGAGTTCCTCGCCCGCCGGGGGCGCGCCGCCGCCGCGGAGGCGAGCGAGCGCGACGTCACCGACTTCCTCGCCGAGCTGCGCGAGGGCACCGCCGGCCACCGCCCGCTCGCGGCGTCGTCGGCCGCGCGCACCCTCGTCGCCGTGCGGGGGCTGCACCGCTTCCTCGCCCTCGAGGGGGCCACCGCCACCGACCCGGCGGCCGACGTCAGCCCGCCGACCCCGCCCGCCCGGCTGCCGAAGGCGATCCCGGTCGACGACGTCGAGCGGCTGCTGACGGCCGCGTCGCTGGGGGACACCCCGGCGGCCCTGCGCGACCGCGCGCTGCTCGAGCTGCTCTACGGGGTGGGGGCGCGGATCGGGGAGGCCGTCGCGCTCGACGTCGACGACGTGCAGGGTCTGGAGCCGGAGGCGGGCCGGGAGGGCACGGGCACCGTCCGGCTGCTCGGCAAGGGCGGCAAGGAGCGACTGGTCCCCGTCGGCCGGTACGCGCGCGAGGCCCTGGCGGCGTACCTCGTGCGGGGTCGTCCGGCCCTGGCGGCCGCCGGGCGCGGGACCCCCGCGCTCTTCCTCGGGCTGCGGGGTGGGCGGCTCTCGCGCCAGGGTGCCTGGGCGGTGCTCCAGCAGGTCGCCGACCGGGCCGGGCTGAGCGCCCACGTCTCGCCGCACACCCTGCGGCACTCGTTCGCCACCCACCTGCTCGACGGCGGGGCCGACGTCCGCGTCGTGCAGGAGCTGCTCGGTCACGCGTCGGTGACGACGACGCAGGTCTACACGCTCGTCTCGGTCCAGCGGCTGCTCGAGGTGTACGCCGGAGCCCATCCCCGGGCTCGATGA
- a CDS encoding peptidylprolyl isomerase: MASIRAGSGAAVGNATGTVPAQKEARSVRDKQAIFAVVGVLVVVAAFVVAANLLTRPKSDPPAATPTSQSSATPEAGATTSATPTATPKVLAGCQPVPKPQATPKKPTGTPDVAAAKGKTFTATIDTTCGKITVELFGTKAPAAVSSFVFLSKNDYYADSPCHRLTGQAQGIFVLQCGDSTGTGSGPGPGYHYGVENVPSNDVYKRGVLAMARKSGDPNSNSDQFFIVYKDTTLPKSGDGSGYTVFGQVTSGLDIVDKIAAAGINPSDQTSPLAPISILGTTTTPKA; the protein is encoded by the coding sequence GTGGCCTCGATCCGGGCAGGGTCCGGGGCCGCCGTCGGCAACGCGACGGGCACCGTGCCCGCGCAGAAGGAGGCCCGGTCCGTGCGAGACAAGCAGGCGATCTTCGCCGTCGTGGGTGTGCTGGTGGTGGTGGCGGCGTTCGTCGTCGCGGCCAACCTGCTCACCCGGCCGAAGTCGGACCCCCCGGCGGCCACCCCCACGAGCCAGTCCTCGGCCACCCCGGAGGCCGGCGCGACGACCTCCGCCACCCCGACCGCCACGCCCAAGGTCCTCGCCGGCTGCCAGCCCGTGCCGAAGCCCCAGGCCACCCCGAAGAAGCCGACCGGGACCCCCGACGTCGCCGCCGCCAAGGGCAAGACCTTCACGGCGACCATCGACACCACCTGCGGCAAGATCACGGTGGAGCTGTTCGGCACCAAGGCGCCGGCCGCGGTGTCGTCGTTCGTCTTCCTGTCGAAGAACGACTACTACGCCGACAGCCCCTGCCACCGCCTCACCGGCCAGGCGCAGGGCATCTTCGTCCTCCAGTGCGGCGACTCGACGGGCACCGGCAGCGGCCCCGGCCCGGGCTACCACTACGGCGTCGAGAACGTCCCGAGCAACGACGTGTACAAGCGCGGCGTGCTGGCGATGGCCCGCAAGTCCGGTGACCCGAACAGCAACAGCGACCAGTTCTTCATCGTCTACAAGGACACGACGCTGCCGAAGTCGGGCGACGGCTCGGGCTACACCGTGTTCGGGCAGGTGACCAGCGGCCTCGACATCGTCGACAAGATCGCCGCCGCCGGGATCAACCCGTCCGACCAGACCTCGCCGCTGGCGCCCATCAGCATCCTCGGCACGACGACCACCCCGAAGGCCTGA
- a CDS encoding ParA family protein has translation MLPGTEQVGVGEIGPTGRPLPAFPDPAPLSSHGPARIIAMCNQKGGVGKTTTTINLGAALAELGRRVLLVDFDPQGALSVGFGVRANELDRTVYDLLVERGLDIHDLIQPTRTPGLDVVPANIDLSAAEVQLVGEVAREQILARALRPVLDEYDVVLIDCQPSLGLLTVNALTAAHGVLIPLECEFFAMRGVALLVETIEKITDRLNPKLQTDGILATMYDGRTLHSREVVKSVVDHFGDLVFHTVISRTIKFPDATLAAEPITTYAPTHSGSAAYRQLARELIARGGAA, from the coding sequence GTGCTCCCGGGCACCGAGCAGGTGGGCGTGGGGGAGATCGGCCCGACCGGTCGCCCGCTGCCCGCGTTCCCGGACCCGGCGCCGCTGTCGTCGCACGGCCCGGCGCGGATCATCGCCATGTGCAACCAGAAGGGCGGCGTCGGCAAGACGACGACGACCATCAACCTCGGCGCGGCGCTGGCCGAGCTGGGCCGCCGCGTCCTGCTCGTCGACTTCGACCCGCAGGGCGCCCTGTCCGTCGGCTTCGGGGTGCGGGCGAACGAGCTGGACCGCACCGTCTACGACCTGCTCGTCGAGCGCGGCCTCGACATCCACGACCTCATCCAGCCGACGCGGACCCCGGGTCTGGACGTCGTCCCGGCCAACATCGACCTGTCGGCGGCCGAGGTGCAGCTGGTGGGGGAGGTCGCCCGCGAGCAGATCCTCGCGCGCGCGCTGCGCCCGGTGCTCGACGAGTACGACGTCGTCCTCATCGACTGCCAGCCGTCGCTCGGTCTGCTGACCGTCAACGCGCTGACGGCCGCGCACGGCGTGCTCATCCCGCTGGAGTGCGAGTTCTTCGCCATGCGCGGCGTCGCGCTGCTCGTCGAGACGATCGAGAAGATCACCGACCGGCTCAACCCCAAGCTCCAGACCGACGGCATCCTCGCGACGATGTACGACGGCCGCACCCTGCACAGCCGCGAGGTCGTCAAGTCCGTCGTCGACCACTTCGGCGACCTGGTGTTCCACACGGTCATCAGCCGCACGATCAAGTTCCCCGACGCGACGCTGGCCGCCGAGCCGATCACGACGTACGCGCCCACCCACAGCGGCTCGGCCGCCTACCGCCAGCTGGCCCGCGAGCTCATCGCCCGCGGTGGGGCGGCCTGA
- a CDS encoding DUF349 domain-containing protein, protein MSDIEQTQHTDAPTEETELVASEESTPETPQVPVEEPTVEEPTVEEPTVEEPTVEEPTVEEPTAEEPTAEEPTAEEPTAEEPTAEEPTAEDPTAEDPTAEQPHVPTPAEVVAHAAPPAVPSPAMLARPSAASAALREFGRVGDDGVVFVKTPDGGEREVGSYPGATPGGALAYYGRKYDELLAAADLLLQRLQQTEVSAKDAEESYAHLREQTREPRAVGDLAALESRVEQVHALVTARREEETATRAAAREEARAHRETLVAEAEKIAAQPPERVQWKSSGARMRELLDEWKQHQRTGPRLDRTSETAMWQRFSVARNSFDRARRVWFAQLDTQQSEAKATKTRLVADAERLSTSKDWAPTAGAFKRLMDEWRRAGRAGRQDDDALWARFRAAQDAFFEAKDAVVAAEEEGYRGNLVVKEQLLVEAEQILPVTDLERAKTALRSIQDRWDKAGKVPRADLERTEKALRRVEQAVRDVEDRKWSSTNPEAAARAQSLVTQLEGAVADLRADLEKAEASGNARKVEQARSALEAREAWLAQARAGLEEFGG, encoded by the coding sequence GTGAGCGACATCGAGCAGACACAGCACACGGACGCGCCGACCGAGGAGACCGAGCTGGTCGCCTCGGAGGAGTCGACGCCCGAGACCCCCCAGGTCCCCGTCGAGGAGCCCACCGTCGAGGAGCCCACCGTCGAGGAGCCCACCGTCGAGGAGCCCACCGTCGAGGAGCCCACCGTCGAGGAGCCCACCGCCGAGGAGCCCACCGCCGAGGAGCCCACCGCCGAGGAGCCCACCGCCGAGGAGCCCACCGCCGAGGAGCCCACCGCCGAGGATCCCACCGCCGAGGATCCCACCGCCGAGCAGCCGCACGTCCCGACCCCGGCCGAGGTCGTCGCGCACGCCGCTCCCCCGGCCGTCCCCTCGCCGGCGATGCTGGCCCGCCCGTCGGCGGCCAGCGCCGCCCTGCGCGAGTTCGGGCGCGTCGGCGACGACGGCGTCGTCTTCGTCAAGACCCCCGACGGGGGCGAGCGCGAGGTCGGCTCCTACCCCGGCGCCACCCCCGGTGGGGCCCTCGCCTACTACGGACGCAAGTACGACGAGCTGCTCGCCGCCGCCGACCTGCTCCTGCAGCGCCTCCAGCAGACCGAGGTCTCGGCCAAGGACGCCGAGGAGAGCTACGCCCACCTGCGCGAGCAGACCCGTGAGCCGCGCGCGGTCGGCGACCTGGCCGCCCTCGAGTCCCGTGTCGAGCAGGTCCACGCCCTCGTCACCGCCCGCCGCGAGGAGGAGACCGCCACCCGCGCCGCCGCCCGCGAGGAGGCCCGGGCCCACCGGGAGACCCTCGTCGCCGAGGCGGAGAAGATCGCCGCCCAGCCGCCGGAGCGCGTGCAGTGGAAGAGCAGCGGCGCCCGGATGCGCGAGCTGCTCGACGAGTGGAAGCAGCACCAGCGCACCGGCCCGCGCCTGGACCGCACGAGCGAGACGGCGATGTGGCAGCGCTTCAGCGTGGCCCGCAACAGCTTCGACCGCGCCCGTCGGGTCTGGTTCGCGCAGCTGGACACCCAGCAGTCCGAGGCCAAGGCCACCAAGACCCGCCTGGTCGCGGACGCCGAGCGGCTGTCGACGAGCAAGGACTGGGCGCCGACCGCGGGCGCGTTCAAGCGGCTCATGGACGAGTGGCGCCGCGCCGGTCGCGCCGGCCGTCAGGACGACGACGCGCTGTGGGCCCGCTTCCGCGCCGCCCAGGACGCGTTCTTCGAGGCCAAGGACGCCGTCGTGGCCGCCGAGGAAGAGGGCTACCGGGGCAACCTCGTCGTCAAGGAGCAGCTCCTCGTCGAGGCCGAGCAGATCCTGCCGGTGACCGACCTCGAGCGCGCCAAGACCGCCCTGCGCAGCATCCAGGACCGCTGGGACAAGGCCGGCAAGGTCCCCCGCGCGGACCTCGAGCGCACCGAGAAGGCCCTACGGCGCGTCGAGCAGGCCGTCCGGGACGTCGAGGACCGCAAGTGGTCCTCCACCAACCCCGAGGCCGCCGCCCGGGCCCAGTCCCTCGTCACCCAGCTCGAGGGCGCCGTCGCCGATCTGCGCGCCGACCTCGAGAAGGCCGAGGCGTCGGGCAACGCGCGCAAGGTCGAGCAGGCCCGCTCCGCCCTCGAGGCGCGCGAGGCGTGGCTGGCCCAGGCCCGCGCCGGCCTCGAGGAGTTCGGCGGCTGA
- a CDS encoding nuclear transport factor 2 family protein: protein MDAVTPVTPPPAVRRWHAVVAAPDPAARDVLLADLLDDDVVFRSPAVHSPQEGRLLTTTYLRAATTVLGPTLRYERELVTGDSACLEFHADLGGTLVHGVDLLRWGADDRLVEFTVMVRPLRGLTVLVERMQAALQDAS, encoded by the coding sequence ATGGACGCCGTGACCCCCGTGACCCCACCCCCCGCCGTCCGCCGCTGGCACGCCGTCGTCGCCGCGCCCGACCCCGCCGCGCGCGACGTGCTGCTGGCCGACCTGCTGGACGACGACGTCGTGTTCCGGTCCCCGGCCGTCCACTCGCCGCAGGAGGGGCGGCTGCTGACGACGACGTACCTACGGGCGGCGACGACCGTCCTCGGCCCGACGCTGCGCTACGAGCGGGAGCTCGTGACCGGCGACAGCGCGTGCCTGGAGTTCCACGCCGACCTCGGTGGCACCCTCGTCCACGGCGTCGACCTGCTGCGCTGGGGGGCCGACGACCGGCTGGTCGAGTTCACCGTCATGGTCCGCCCGCTGCGGGGCCTCACCGTCCTCGTGGAGCGGATGCAGGCGGCGCTGCAGGACGCGTCGTGA
- a CDS encoding segregation and condensation protein A, with amino-acid sequence MTAAGPVDRPVDGGDVLPSGTSEVTPGGVLTRRAGGSTFEVHLDVFEGPFDLLLGLIAKHKLDITEIALAKVTDEFVAHLKAAQASAGGWDLGQASEFLVVAATLLDLKAARLLPQTGPEDEEDLALIEARDLLFARLLQYRAFKDIARTFADRMAAAGRMTPRQAGLEPQFAALLPELVMGVTPLQLAMVAARALTPKPPPTVGLEHLHQVQVSVREQAEIVVARMRTRRTASFRDLVADADSTLVIVARFLALLELFREAAIAFEQEQALGELTVRWTGSDQGDVGLSDEFDEFDDTSGTTDGPGPTPGPAAPATAPADEERDD; translated from the coding sequence ATGACCGCCGCGGGACCCGTCGACCGACCGGTCGACGGCGGTGACGTCCTGCCGTCCGGGACGTCCGAGGTGACCCCGGGAGGGGTGCTCACCCGGCGCGCGGGCGGTTCGACCTTCGAGGTGCACCTCGACGTCTTCGAGGGCCCCTTCGACCTGCTCCTCGGGCTCATCGCCAAGCACAAGCTCGACATCACCGAGATCGCGCTGGCCAAGGTGACGGACGAGTTCGTCGCGCACCTCAAGGCGGCCCAGGCGTCCGCCGGAGGGTGGGACCTCGGGCAGGCGTCGGAGTTCCTCGTCGTCGCGGCGACGCTGCTCGACCTCAAGGCGGCCCGGCTGCTCCCGCAGACCGGCCCCGAGGACGAGGAGGACCTCGCGCTCATCGAGGCCCGCGACCTGCTCTTCGCCCGGCTGCTGCAGTACCGCGCCTTCAAGGACATCGCCCGCACCTTCGCCGACCGGATGGCCGCGGCGGGGCGGATGACACCGCGGCAGGCCGGGCTCGAGCCGCAGTTCGCCGCGCTCCTGCCCGAGCTCGTCATGGGCGTCACCCCGCTCCAGCTGGCCATGGTCGCGGCGCGGGCCCTCACCCCCAAGCCGCCGCCGACGGTCGGGCTGGAGCACCTGCACCAGGTCCAGGTCAGCGTCCGCGAGCAGGCCGAGATCGTCGTCGCCCGGATGCGGACGCGGCGCACCGCGTCGTTCCGCGACCTCGTGGCCGACGCCGACTCGACCCTGGTCATCGTCGCGCGGTTCCTGGCCCTGCTCGAGCTCTTCCGCGAGGCGGCGATCGCCTTCGAGCAGGAGCAGGCCCTGGGCGAGCTGACCGTACGCTGGACCGGCAGCGACCAGGGCGACGTCGGGCTGTCCGACGAGTTCGACGAGTTCGACGACACGAGCGGCACCACCGACGGACCGGGCCCGACGCCCGGCCCCGCGGCGCCGGCGACGGCCCCGGCCGACGAGGAGAGAGATGACTGA
- the hisS gene encoding histidine--tRNA ligase: protein MSSKVLPLSGFPELLPQERIVEQRFLDVVREVFELHGFSSVETRAVEPVERLLGKGGDADKEIYGVTRLAARSQERGGSDGELGLHFDLTVPFARYVLENAGKLDFPFKRYQIQKVWRGERPQEGRYREFTQADIDVVGAGELPAHYEAEMPLVIADVFERFPVGDFVIQVNDRKIPEGVYRGVGLDESVGVATVLRIVDKLDKIGADAVTEQLVAAGASPEQAAVCLALARIRTADLGFVEQVRALGVQHPVLDEGLEALAAVVRAGAEHAPGRIVADLRIARGLDYYTGTVYETQLLGFESWGSFCSGGRYDALASDGRTTYPGVGISIGVSRLLGLLVGKGLLTASRKTPAAVLVALVDEADRPRSTAVAAALRARGTACEVAPSAARFGKQIRYAERRGIPYVWFPGAARDTGGDEVKDIRTGEQVAADATTWECPAADRRPSVTRVEPAASTGA from the coding sequence GTGAGCAGCAAGGTCCTCCCGCTCAGCGGCTTCCCCGAGCTCCTGCCCCAGGAGCGCATCGTCGAGCAGCGCTTCCTCGACGTCGTCCGCGAGGTGTTCGAGCTGCACGGCTTCTCCTCGGTCGAGACGCGCGCCGTCGAGCCGGTCGAGCGCCTGCTCGGCAAGGGCGGCGACGCCGACAAGGAGATCTACGGGGTCACCCGGCTCGCCGCCCGCTCGCAGGAGCGCGGCGGGTCGGACGGCGAGCTCGGTCTGCACTTCGACCTCACCGTGCCCTTCGCGCGCTACGTCCTCGAGAACGCCGGGAAGCTCGACTTCCCGTTCAAGCGCTACCAGATCCAGAAGGTGTGGCGCGGCGAGCGGCCCCAGGAGGGGCGCTACCGCGAGTTCACCCAGGCCGACATCGACGTCGTCGGCGCCGGAGAGCTCCCGGCGCACTACGAGGCCGAGATGCCGCTAGTCATCGCCGACGTCTTCGAGCGCTTCCCGGTCGGCGACTTCGTCATCCAGGTCAACGACCGCAAGATCCCCGAGGGGGTCTACCGCGGGGTCGGCCTCGACGAGAGCGTCGGCGTGGCCACCGTCCTGCGGATCGTCGACAAGCTCGACAAGATCGGCGCCGACGCCGTCACCGAGCAGCTGGTCGCTGCGGGCGCGAGCCCCGAGCAGGCCGCGGTGTGCCTGGCCCTGGCCCGGATCCGCACCGCCGACCTCGGCTTCGTCGAGCAGGTCCGCGCCCTCGGGGTGCAGCACCCGGTCCTCGACGAGGGGCTCGAGGCGCTCGCCGCCGTGGTCCGCGCCGGCGCCGAGCACGCGCCCGGCCGGATCGTCGCCGACCTGCGGATCGCCCGCGGGCTCGACTACTACACGGGCACGGTCTACGAGACGCAGCTGCTCGGCTTCGAGTCCTGGGGGTCGTTCTGCTCCGGGGGCCGGTACGACGCCCTCGCCTCCGACGGGCGCACGACCTACCCCGGCGTCGGGATCTCCATCGGGGTCTCGCGGCTGCTCGGGCTGCTCGTCGGCAAGGGCCTGCTCACCGCCTCGCGCAAGACGCCGGCGGCCGTGCTCGTGGCGCTCGTCGACGAGGCCGACCGGCCCCGCTCGACCGCGGTCGCGGCGGCCCTGCGGGCCCGCGGCACCGCCTGCGAGGTGGCGCCGAGCGCGGCGAGGTTCGGCAAGCAGATCCGCTACGCCGAGCGGCGCGGGATCCCCTACGTCTGGTTCCCCGGTGCGGCTCGCGACACCGGCGGCGACGAGGTCAAGGACATCCGCACCGGGGAGCAGGTCGCCGCCGACGCCACGACCTGGGAGTGCCCCGCCGCCGACCGGCGCCCGAGCGTCACTCGGGTGGAGCCGGCCGCGTCCACGGGGGCCTGA
- a CDS encoding MBL fold metallo-hydrolase, protein MLTVAFPAAAFGTNCYVLATGPGQECLVVDPGVGIEDQLAEVLREHRLRPAAVLLTHGHVDHVWSVTPVCGGELAAYLHTDDAYRLHDLMATVSPQLLGMFEQQFGPATQWREPERVVEITDGRTLELAGLSVGVRHAPGHTEGSVVFTLDDVPQVAGADVTSTCLSGDVLFAGSIGRTDLPGGDHEAMLRSLRDVVLPMADDTLVLPGHGSATTIGHERAGNPYLRGLTA, encoded by the coding sequence GTGCTCACCGTCGCCTTCCCCGCCGCCGCGTTCGGCACCAACTGCTACGTCCTGGCCACCGGTCCGGGTCAGGAGTGCCTCGTCGTCGACCCCGGGGTCGGCATCGAGGACCAGCTGGCCGAGGTGCTGCGTGAGCACCGCCTGCGCCCGGCCGCCGTGCTGCTCACCCACGGCCACGTCGACCACGTGTGGTCGGTGACGCCGGTGTGCGGCGGCGAGCTGGCGGCGTACCTGCACACCGACGACGCCTACCGGCTGCACGACCTCATGGCGACGGTCTCGCCGCAGCTGCTGGGCATGTTCGAGCAGCAGTTCGGGCCGGCGACGCAGTGGCGCGAGCCCGAGCGGGTCGTCGAGATCACGGACGGGCGGACCCTCGAGCTCGCCGGCCTCTCCGTGGGGGTCCGGCACGCCCCCGGGCACACCGAGGGGTCGGTCGTCTTCACCCTCGACGACGTCCCCCAGGTCGCCGGCGCCGACGTCACCTCGACCTGCCTCAGCGGCGACGTCCTCTTCGCCGGGTCGATCGGGCGCACCGACCTGCCGGGCGGCGACCACGAGGCGATGCTGCGCTCGCTGCGCGACGTCGTGCTGCCGATGGCCGACGACACCCTCGTCCTGCCCGGGCACGGCAGCGCGACGACCATCGGCCACGAGCGGGCCGGCAACCCCTACCTGCGAGGATTGACCGCGTGA
- the scpB gene encoding SMC-Scp complex subunit ScpB: MTEHDTLTEDPAAPAFSVHDLPGGLPAALEAVLMVVDEPVAEVTLASALEVPVDDVVAALEQLETDYAAAGRGFTLRSVAGGWRVYSRAELAPVVEKFLLDGQQAKLTQAALETLAVIAYRQPVSRARVSAVRGVNVDGVVRTLLTRGLVTEVDQLGEAGAVLYGTTPYFLQRMGLGSLDDLPALAPFLPEVDALDELAEQGRA, translated from the coding sequence ATGACTGAGCACGACACCCTGACCGAGGACCCGGCCGCGCCGGCCTTCTCGGTCCACGACCTGCCGGGCGGCCTGCCGGCCGCGCTGGAGGCGGTCCTCATGGTCGTCGACGAGCCGGTCGCCGAGGTGACGCTCGCGTCCGCCCTCGAGGTCCCGGTCGACGACGTCGTCGCCGCCCTCGAGCAGCTCGAGACCGACTACGCGGCCGCGGGTCGCGGCTTCACCCTGCGCAGCGTCGCCGGTGGCTGGCGCGTCTACTCGCGGGCCGAGCTGGCCCCGGTCGTGGAGAAGTTCCTCCTCGACGGGCAGCAGGCCAAGCTGACGCAGGCCGCCCTCGAGACGCTCGCGGTCATCGCCTACCGCCAGCCGGTGTCCCGGGCGCGGGTCAGCGCGGTGCGCGGGGTCAACGTCGACGGGGTCGTGCGCACGCTGCTCACCCGCGGGCTCGTCACCGAGGTCGACCAGCTCGGGGAGGCCGGCGCCGTCCTCTACGGCACGACGCCGTACTTCCTCCAGCGGATGGGGCTGGGGTCGCTCGACGACCTGCCCGCCCTGGCGCCGTTCCTGCCCGAGGTCGACGCCCTCGACGAGCTGGCCGAGCAGGGGCGGGCATGA